Within Hypomesus transpacificus isolate Combined female chromosome 10, fHypTra1, whole genome shotgun sequence, the genomic segment AGACAACGAGCAAGGAAAATGGCTGGTCAATCCAGCCGCCATCACCTAGAacagggtttgtgtgtggtgtgtcaggCACCACTAGACCTACGGCCACTGAAGCACCAGCATATGATAGCAGACCGATGGGTTTGATACTCACATCAACAAAGACCTATTATACATGAGCAACAGGTGCTTTTCCTGGCAGCTGAACAAATAGGATAAGGTAAACACATGTCCCATTAGGGCTGAAGCCACGTCATGATTTGTGACTTGTGTGAATTGTGGGCGTAAGTAAGGACATGTTACTTGATAGCTGATTGCTTGACTTTAACAATGATGGTTACCACAAGGGCTAGTATGGAGACATTTGGGGTTGCAATTAATAATCAGTTTGGTTGTTCAATCTGTTAAATACAAACTGGGGCCATAATTTGCTGGGGCATAGCAAGAAATAACCTTTGCACATAAATGATCTCTTATAATCTTTTGGGGGGAAATcatataaacatttacatttgatacAACTTCATAAACTGGCCTGATTTAACAAGCTGTTCTCTAGAAAACAAGAGCCATTTCTTTTCACacttatgcacacacatgcttacaaaCATGCCCTGCCCGTCTTGTCTTACCTTCCAGTCATACTATGCCATAAGTGGGCCCctatgaaagaaagaaaacattttattagTCAAACTTTGGTCCACTGAGCTATCAATTAACTAAGTCTGTTAAGACAGTCATCTGACTGGTTCTGCCTGCGCCTGACCGCATATTGGCTGGAATCAGACTGATTCAACATGAAATGTGACACTTTTGCACACAGGAAAATTGGATAGTCACAATGATCTTTTAATTGCTTACTAAAGAGAAAGTGACACACAGTTCTCCAATGTTGTTTTTCAAGTGGTACACACCAAAACAGACCCATCGGTTTGGTTTGGTTTGTTTTGGTCACCAGCCCATAGAGCTATAGCCTAGAGTTTAATGAGTAGGCATTGATTTGATAATTCAGTACATAAGCATGACTCAAACCAATTGTGTTACAATAGCAATGGCAGGCTTAAAGGTGATCACCCGGGAGAGATTACCCAAGTATGTGATATGGGGCGACAGCCAATTGTTTGGACAAAGGGCTTACTTCTAACTGGTTGTTATTCTCAGGTAGCTAGTACTGGATTCTGCTACTGAATAAAAGGCTGTCTATTTACCAGCTGAACTAATATGTGAATAGTGGGGagtacagtagctagctgtATTGGAGCTTATATCACCATCTTGTTGTTGGTGTCCACTCACGCAAGTCATTTATAAAATGGTATGACATTTTGTATTCAAACAGATATGGACTCACCTTTAGATCTGGAGAGAGCTACGCCTTTGACTGTCACTATTGTCACCATCAGGGCTATGAATAGGGCAAGAAGACAGTAAGCTCTGTAGGAACTTAGGGCTGCAAACCTGTAGGGTGAAAAAGTATTTGTGTGTCACACAGTGTCGCGCATGTCCTTTGGAGCAGTACCTTCCTGCATACTTTGATGCATGTCATTCTTTGACATAGGCCTACGTTGTTGGTATGTGTGCACATTTTCATATTGTTTTAGGTACAGTAGTACGATAAAATGATTGGACATTAGATTCTATTTTAGTTCAACAATACATCAGACAGTTTTTAAGTCTGTCTGTATTAAACTGTTTTCCTCCCAAAATGATTTCCAACACATTTCTGTCACAATTCCCTGACATTCAGTTTTTTACACGTCAGATTGTTTACAGTTTGTGAGCTTAATTGCAGTAATCATAACCCAGCGTCTAATCTCACTCAAATCCAGGACATTTTAAGCCTATTTGAGTGGAAACACTGGACTTAAATGTTTACATTGGAAAAACTAATGCAGTATAGTTTCTTTGCtcttaagcacacacacactcacacgcatgcacgcacacacacagacacgcacacacagcctaaAGCCTACCAAAATCCATAAAAATAGCATGCAATTGGTCAGATTTTCTTTAGTCATATTAGATTCTTGTATGTCACTTACAAAATATTATCAATTATTTATTATATTTTCAATGATGGAATTATTCGACAACATTTTTACGACACAGGTTTTTGAAAGTAAGAAGAAAATCGCTGCGTCATACTCACCAGAATAAAGAATTGATGGCAGCAAAAAGTGCCGTTGTTCTGAATGGCCTTTTCCAGTTGACAATGTTAAGGATGCAACCAGACACAGAACAACCGGCATATGTGGCTGGCTCATCCTCTTGCCCCGCCGCCATCGCCCCACCTGAGTCATTAGACCGGACCGATGCACTTACGCCCGCCGACAGCACCGCAGTCAGAACATCTTCAGTGTCGTTTCCAACCTTACTCGCCATGGAATATGAACGTACCCCTCTTGCTTGCTCCTTGTTGGCAGTCCAGCtgcttgttttgttgttgttctgtcttcGACGTCATTGACAGACTGCCGGGGTCGTGAGGGGCAATGACGTCACTGCTGTAAAGGTACAGAGACGGGAGCAGACGCCCTCGAGGCTTTGTGGAAGCAGCACCACGTTACTGTAGGTTTCAATTGAAGGTGATGCATATTATTTGCATAAAAAACAGTTAAGCTACATTTGGCATTCGACATCTAGTAATAAAATTAGTTTCCCAGCTGTCCAACTGTTGCTCTTCATACTATTTTGGTTATATATGTTCTCAATACCAGAAGTAAAAAAGTGCTGTACAGACAATATAGGCTTCACGTGAGCTCTCAAATTGGATTCCTTCTGGCTCCTTCTCCTAGGTCCATCGTTCCCCAGGAGATTCAGTATGTCCTGAGAGTGAATTGAGTACCAGTTCTCACCAGTGGGTGGCATTGCAAAATGACTTAAACTATGGATGCATTTTTGGAATGGTGTGGGTCCATCATTACCACATATCGATCGGTAATCTATTAGCCTAACGTTACTACAATGAACTAAATGTCTATCAATTCCCATTTTGAATGTTTGTATTTTCACCATTAAcagtaataataaatacattattatcttattataataattaataatattATAATCAATTATTATAATCTAAAATGTCAGTGTCAAGGCAATGTATACCGTTGGGGCTTTTCATGATGGGCTTTTGAAAGACATAAAAGAGACTGAATAAGGATGACACAATGACCCATTTTTCCCATTAAACTGTGAACCCCATTGCTTTGGCCTTTAATCAAAAGCACAGTTTAGTGCCAAATTATGATCCTTAAACAATAACCTGTTCCACTTTTTAATTGCCTTTAGAAGTGCACACAGACTGCACTTTACACAAGTATTATACGCtgccacacacaaatacacaaaaacGACTTGcatctactgtacacacacgcacatatacacacatactcactcacactacacacacacacaccattaacaGACAAAAGCACAAAAATGAAATGGAGGGTAGGGGCTCACTAATTGGACTGAATTTCAGTGGGCAACAAAAGGCCAGGCTCGAAAATTCCAGCCCTGGTCTGTACAAGCTCTGCTTTGTTGTCCCATTGCCTGTATTTGTTCTCTTCTAATGCTGTGTTCACAGTTATCTGTTTTTCACtattggcctctctctctctgcctctccctctctctctctctctctctctctgcctctctgcctctctgcctctctgtctcggcctctccctctctctctctctctctctctctctctctctctctctctctctctctctctctctctctctctctctctctctctctctctctcttctctctctctctctctctctctctctctctctctctctctctctctctctctctctctctctctctctctcttactctctgcctctccctctctatctctgcctctccctctctctctctgcctctcccctctatctctgcctgtcgctctctctttctgcctctcccttctatctctgccgctctctctctcaccatgcgATTCATGAAAGGCTTTCGGCCCAGCACGAAACACTGTTTGCCCAAATGTTCCAATGCGCGCACCCCCATGGATAGAACTCACTAGGGCCcccctacacatacacaaattcCCACATAACTTTCtctgacacacagtcacacccgGAGGAGCCTGGACATACAGTTTGAAACTAGAACTTTCTCTGAGGTGGAATGCTCTTTTTACCTCAATCGACAGGAATCTACTGCTGCTTCCTGCTCATTATGTTTCTCAATGTTGAATTTCATGGACCTGGGATCTGGCTATCTGTTGACCAAAACGTGTAGACGAACAACAAGACACcgaccaagagagagaaaggatgatgGGGCAGTTACGGAATACAGAGGATGGGGGTATAGTGGAAGGGTTCAATGCAGAAGAGTTAGAGTGTAAGATCTGCTACTGTGTCTATAGCCTTGGGGGGAGGCGGCCCAAGGTACTTGAGTGTTGCCATCGTCTGTGCGCCAAGTGTCTGACCAAGATTTTAGACCTTGGTGAGTCACCCCCGAATGCTGTGGTGTGCCCATTTTGTCGCTACATCACCGGTTTGCCTGGGGAGGTGGTGAGCAGTCTACCGGATGACTGCAACCTGGTAGCAGCACTTTCCCTCCAGAACCGGAACCAGAGGAACATCCACTACCACCATGATAGCCCCACTGAGCTGGTCCTTAGCCCCAGGCAACTGAGCTCGCTGATGGGAAGCAATCCCAGTGCATCCCCCTCCTTGTCTACCTCGACTACTTACTCTTCAATCCGTGGCTCGCCTAACTTTGTGGTCATCACCATCATGGAGCACCCTCCTCCATCGCCCCAAGATCATGTACTtcacctgcccctctctcaccccccaggAGTGGCCACAATCCAGGGCAGGGATTACCGTTCCGCCAGCCTGGACTCCATGGCGTCCGTCACCCAGAGGTGCACAGTGTGGAACTGCGCTGCCCTCCTGTGTCAGACCTCGGCAAGGGCGCTGGTGTGGGTCTTAGGACTGCTCTACTTCAGCTCCTTGCCAATGGGAGTCTACTTGCTCATTATGCAGAAGACAATTCTAGGGGTGCTCTTGGTTAGCCTAGTCCCCTCTAGCCTTGTTTTGATCATGGTCTATGGCTTCTGTCAGTGCATTTGTCATGAGTTCTGGGACTGCATGCCCACATAGAACCATCCTTGTGTAGGTGGGCTGAAAAGAAATCACCAGatctttaaatatatttttcaaatTGAATGACATTGACAAGGGTCACATGAGAACtgtaaaatgtttcttttcttaaATTTGTATTCTTTAATTATAATCTCATACTTGATGAAGTTAGGAGATTGTGTGAAAACCAATTATGTTCAAGATACTGTAACTACTAACTACTGCATTATCTACATTTCAGATCAAAGTATAATTGTTTAGACTAACAGTGGGAAGTCCTGGAGGGTGTGAATGAGTTTGTGTTGGAATCATCTATTTGGCTAATGACTGTAtagaatgaatacaaaaattGCAGAGCAATTAACAAGAAGCTCTTATAGAGATAAATGGGTCTAGGTATTTTAATTAAATGAGCATTGAATTGTGCATGGATGAAGTAGTACTTAATCAAAATAACGTTATAAATCTGCGAACTGTGGCAACTTGTAGTGTGGCTTAGGATTTAACTACCACAACATTTTTTGTCACAGTCCTGATAGAGCATAAGCAGGCAAATCGTGGCTTTTGAATCTGGCACAACATAAAAGAGTGCTGTTATGAAAAAGTGCAATATAACCCTGCTTTGGTTTGTACTTTTAGCAAATTGCAGTATTCTCATAGTAACatataacattttaaaatgacTAACAGAAATAGACTGTTAAATAGACAGATCTTCTGTTCTGAAAACTATTAACTTTTTGTAAACAACTAAACAATTTGAGATTCCAAACCGAGACTGGTGTCACTTTCTCA encodes:
- the rnf182 gene encoding E3 ubiquitin-protein ligase RNF182 codes for the protein MMGQLRNTEDGGIVEGFNAEELECKICYCVYSLGGRRPKVLECCHRLCAKCLTKILDLGESPPNAVVCPFCRYITGLPGEVVSSLPDDCNLVAALSLQNRNQRNIHYHHDSPTELVLSPRQLSSLMGSNPSASPSLSTSTTYSSIRGSPNFVVITIMEHPPPSPQDHVLHLPLSHPPGVATIQGRDYRSASLDSMASVTQRCTVWNCAALLCQTSARALVWVLGLLYFSSLPMGVYLLIMQKTILGVLLVSLVPSSLVLIMVYGFCQCICHEFWDCMPT